Proteins from one Candidatus Lokiarchaeota archaeon genomic window:
- a CDS encoding GNAT family N-acetyltransferase yields the protein MVYPNRNIEYRYLVVKAMHNYAEIQIRRAELSEVDAIKDILREAYKPIKKELSRMPGALKEGMDKIARHIQMGNQYVALIGNEIAGTMRIGMRGQVGVVSRMAVREKFRNRRIGTIMVEYADNLLDHQNATCIEIEVYGSIDYQADYYDRMGFSEVERKERAGEEIIVMRKDLCEEEEIPEEDEFRI from the coding sequence ATGGTTTATCCTAATAGGAACATAGAATACCGCTACTTGGTAGTGAAAGCCATGCATAATTATGCCGAAATCCAAATCAGGCGAGCCGAACTGTCGGAAGTAGACGCCATCAAAGACATTCTCCGAGAAGCATACAAACCTATCAAGAAAGAGCTTTCACGAATGCCCGGTGCATTGAAAGAAGGCATGGACAAAATCGCAAGACACATTCAGATGGGCAACCAGTATGTAGCACTCATTGGAAACGAAATAGCTGGCACAATGCGAATCGGCATGCGCGGCCAAGTCGGTGTTGTTAGCCGAATGGCGGTACGAGAGAAATTCAGAAACCGAAGAATTGGCACAATCATGGTGGAATACGCAGATAACTTGCTGGATCACCAGAATGCGACATGTATAGAAATTGAAGTCTACGGGAGCATTGATTACCAGGCTGATTATTACGATCGCATGGGTTTCAGTGAAGTCGAGCGGAAGGAACGGGCTGGAGAAGAGATTATCGTCATGAGGAAGGATTTGTGCGAGGAAGAAGAAATCCCCGAAGAGGATGAATTCCGAATCTAA
- a CDS encoding TIGR04084 family radical SAM/SPASM domain-containing protein — protein MNYHIVLTRRCNLNCVYCHGGEQTEDTEIQYSLDDLGDFLEKERTHTTLMFYGGEPTLRIGTMIELMDRYPDARFMLQTNALLLHKIPVEYVKRIHSILVSIDGRKHVTDAYRSKGVYDKVLENVRWLHDVNYPGDVVARMAVSQQSDIYREVNHLLELENPHFDHVHWQLNVVWDAEGNWQNFDKWVAESYNPGITRLVEEWFQTMQHGQVKGIVPFMPIMYTLLTGEPSRLRCGSGLDTFAIHVDGRIGICPISPDWDFSIVGDIYNTKPEELQEIMTVDEPCPSCEVYHICGGRCLFANKQRLWGQEGFDKICATVKHLIEELERYVPEVKRLIDQGAVEIEDFDYPQYNNGCEIIP, from the coding sequence ATGAATTATCATATCGTACTTACCCGACGATGTAACCTCAATTGCGTCTATTGCCATGGTGGAGAACAAACTGAGGATACAGAGATACAGTATTCCCTTGATGACCTAGGTGATTTCTTGGAAAAAGAGCGAACACACACTACTCTAATGTTCTATGGAGGCGAGCCAACACTCCGCATTGGAACAATGATAGAGCTGATGGATAGGTACCCTGATGCGCGATTCATGCTGCAGACCAATGCCCTTCTCCTCCACAAAATCCCAGTTGAATATGTTAAGAGAATCCATTCCATTCTCGTTTCAATTGATGGGAGGAAGCACGTAACCGACGCATACAGATCAAAAGGTGTGTACGACAAGGTCCTTGAAAATGTCAGATGGCTTCATGATGTCAATTATCCAGGAGATGTGGTAGCCAGGATGGCAGTCTCGCAGCAAAGTGATATCTACAGAGAAGTTAACCACTTGCTTGAGCTTGAAAATCCGCACTTCGACCATGTTCACTGGCAGTTGAATGTTGTTTGGGACGCTGAAGGAAACTGGCAAAACTTCGACAAATGGGTAGCAGAATCATACAACCCGGGTATCACGCGTTTGGTAGAGGAATGGTTTCAAACTATGCAACACGGGCAAGTAAAAGGGATAGTGCCCTTCATGCCAATCATGTATACTCTGCTCACAGGAGAGCCCTCGAGACTTCGATGCGGTTCCGGGCTAGATACCTTTGCCATCCATGTAGATGGAAGAATAGGTATATGCCCAATATCGCCAGACTGGGATTTTTCCATTGTTGGAGATATCTACAATACAAAACCCGAAGAGCTGCAAGAAATTATGACAGTGGATGAGCCTTGTCCATCATGTGAGGTGTATCACATATGCGGCGGACGGTGTCTCTTCGCCAACAAACAGCGACTCTGGGGGCAAGAAGGATTCGACAAGATTTGTGCGACTGTTAAGCACCTTATCGAGGAGCTTGAAAGGTATGTTCCTGAAGTGAAACGACTCATTGATCAGGGTGCAGTGGAAATCGAGGATTTCGATTATCCACAGTATAATAATGGCTGCGAAATCATTCCATAA
- a CDS encoding PAS domain S-box protein encodes MEGMLLGRKILYVGESDALRSAIDNRLKESPLSFEIMQSSTIENLGTLLENNDFVGVITDVKASSTSLVENICELCNECDICAILIVVIEENVEEKGQIPVTEGNSMFIITDQTRFPKAALKATDIIISEVMREESLALRTGWPREHFRSIFENARVGINLVGLDDRIIEVNPEFQDMVGYSEEELKNMTITEVTHPEDLEKDYELLNRMLAEDEDRYQMEKRYITKSGDIVWANLTVTVVRDDNGNPLWTIGIAQDITKQKKTQQELERAFKAMDSSIDGIAILNENREYTYLNDAHADIYGYSRPADLLGLSWKVLYGPEERDRFQQEIMPYLDENGHWKGEAVGRKKNGKEFPQEVSLTLLEDDGLICVVRDISKRKEVEERLRKQREELSEFAHAMSHDLSNRLHQVSGYLDLYHQDHDEEMYRRAQRIISHMGDLLKYSVELADAGQVVQKQSDVDLGEVLMEVASTVLPRTIDYSQEELPTVEADRTKLLQVFRNIFDNAVTHGKPENIKVSEERGNEGIHLQIMNDGKPIPLEHKENLFKRGFTTSPSNTGFGLTIAKKIVEAHGWKISLKSVNPPIFDIFIPKVFIQ; translated from the coding sequence ATGGAGGGTATGCTACTGGGCAGGAAAATCTTGTACGTAGGAGAGAGCGACGCTCTCCGTTCTGCAATTGATAATAGACTCAAAGAATCACCACTGAGTTTTGAAATCATGCAGTCCTCCACGATTGAGAACCTAGGTACGCTCTTAGAAAATAATGATTTTGTGGGCGTTATAACGGACGTCAAAGCATCCAGCACGTCACTTGTGGAAAACATCTGCGAATTGTGCAACGAATGTGACATTTGCGCCATTTTGATTGTCGTTATTGAAGAAAATGTTGAGGAGAAAGGGCAAATCCCTGTTACTGAAGGCAACAGCATGTTCATCATCACGGATCAAACAAGATTTCCTAAAGCTGCCCTCAAAGCAACGGACATAATCATCAGCGAAGTCATGCGGGAAGAATCCCTGGCACTGCGCACAGGATGGCCGAGAGAGCATTTCAGAAGCATTTTTGAGAATGCGCGGGTCGGGATTAATCTGGTAGGGTTAGATGATAGAATCATCGAGGTGAATCCTGAATTCCAAGATATGGTTGGCTATTCCGAAGAAGAGCTAAAAAATATGACAATCACAGAGGTGACTCACCCAGAGGATTTAGAGAAGGACTATGAGCTCCTCAACAGAATGCTAGCCGAAGACGAAGATCGCTATCAGATGGAGAAACGGTACATCACCAAAAGCGGAGATATAGTATGGGCTAACCTAACCGTGACAGTAGTTCGAGATGATAATGGCAATCCCCTCTGGACAATTGGGATAGCACAAGATATCACGAAACAGAAGAAGACCCAACAAGAGCTGGAACGAGCTTTCAAGGCAATGGATAGTTCAATAGACGGTATTGCTATTCTCAACGAGAACCGGGAATATACCTACCTCAATGATGCTCATGCCGATATCTACGGGTATTCGAGGCCTGCAGACCTCCTGGGACTATCGTGGAAAGTCCTATATGGCCCCGAGGAGCGAGACAGATTCCAACAAGAAATAATGCCCTATCTCGACGAAAACGGGCATTGGAAGGGCGAAGCAGTCGGCAGAAAGAAAAATGGTAAAGAGTTCCCACAGGAAGTATCGCTTACTCTTCTTGAAGACGATGGGCTCATCTGCGTTGTAAGGGACATCAGCAAAAGGAAAGAAGTAGAAGAAAGGCTTAGGAAACAGAGAGAAGAGCTAAGTGAGTTTGCCCATGCAATGAGCCATGACCTATCAAATCGTCTGCACCAAGTTAGTGGATACCTAGATTTGTATCATCAAGATCATGACGAAGAAATGTATCGAAGAGCCCAACGCATAATATCTCATATGGGAGATTTGCTCAAGTATAGTGTTGAGCTCGCCGATGCCGGACAAGTTGTTCAAAAGCAATCTGATGTAGACCTTGGCGAGGTTTTGATGGAAGTAGCAAGCACTGTACTACCAAGAACCATCGACTATTCGCAGGAGGAACTACCAACCGTCGAGGCGGATAGGACAAAGTTGCTCCAAGTATTTCGAAATATCTTCGATAATGCCGTAACGCATGGGAAGCCCGAGAACATCAAAGTCAGTGAAGAGAGGGGAAACGAGGGAATCCATCTGCAAATAATGAACGATGGAAAGCCGATTCCTTTGGAACATAAGGAGAACCTGTTCAAACGGGGTTTCACCACAAGCCCTTCGAACACCGGATTTGGGCTTACGATAGCAAAGAAAATAGTTGAGGCTCATGGCTGGAAAATTTCGCTCAAGTCCGTTAATCCACCAATATTCGATATTTTCATACCAAAGGTATTCATTCAGTAG